The genomic region GTAGTATCAGTTTAATTGTTTCTTTTATAGAAAAATATATTTTATAAGACTTTAAAAGAGAGGACAAAGGTTCATGGCAAAAATAATGATTTTTGGAAACTCACCTCTTCCTTTTGAGAATGAGAAAAAACTGTCAGCACTTGGTAAGAGAACATGGCAACTTACCAAACCATTAATTGATGATGGTCATGAGGTTTGTTTGGTATGTATGAGGGTACCAGATGCATATGAACAAAAGGATCTGCAAGATTTAATTGTAAAGAAGGAAGAAAAATTTTTATATTATTCTTTAAGTGAAGATGAATTTAGAAAGCAAAAAAGCCTACTTAATATATATAATGATTTTTTACCTGATTGCATTGTATCAACAAATATATTTCCCTGCTATCAAGCTGTAAACTTAGGAGTTGAAAAACCTTTATGGGCAGATTTATTTGGACATGCTATGGCTGAAGCACAAGCAAAAGCTGCTGTAGATAAAAGTGATGAATTTCTATACAGCTACTGGAATCAGGAAAAAAATATAATTGAAAAAGCGGATATCTTTTCATATGTATCTACATCTCAATTATTAGCCACTATTGGTGAACTTGGAACAATTGGAAGATTAAATAGATTCACAAATGAATATGAATTTGGATATGTAATACAAAATGGAATTATAGATGAGGATTTCACACATGATAAAAAAGTTATAAGAGAAAAATTGGTTGAAGAAGATGACTTTGTTATTTTATGGAGTGGTGGATACAATACCTGGTGTGATATAGATACACTTTTTAAAGCACTAATAGAAGCTATGGGGGTAAATAAAAAAATAAAATTTGTTTCCACTGGTGGAGAAATAAAAGGTCAAGATGAAAAAACCTATCCTCACTTTTTAAATTTGATTATAAACTCAAAATTTCCACAAAACTTTATAATGAAAGGATGGATTCCAACTGAAGATATAAAAAACTATTATTTTGAAGCAGATGTTGGTATCAACATTGATAAAAATATACACGAAGTGAGATTGGGATGTAAGATGAGAATA from Actinomycetota bacterium harbors:
- a CDS encoding glycosyltransferase: MAKIMIFGNSPLPFENEKKLSALGKRTWQLTKPLIDDGHEVCLVCMRVPDAYEQKDLQDLIVKKEEKFLYYSLSEDEFRKQKSLLNIYNDFLPDCIVSTNIFPCYQAVNLGVEKPLWADLFGHAMAEAQAKAAVDKSDEFLYSYWNQEKNIIEKADIFSYVSTSQLLATIGELGTIGRLNRFTNEYEFGYVIQNGIIDEDFTHDKKVIREKLVEEDDFVILWSGGYNTWCDIDTLFKALIEAMGVNKKIKFVSTGGEIKGQDEKTYPHFLNLIINSKFPQNFIMKGWIPTEDIKNYYFEADVGINIDKNIHEVRLGCKMRILDWLRAGLPVLTTKVCELSQIIETEKIGFTFKPTDISELKQKILWMASNKDEIHKIGIKGKEYAFKNLNYNVTTKPLRKWVKNPAFAPDKGKIKRFDKEKDVHISYLEKLAEERHDEVLREHRELENVRGYIKEMKQVIKTRDIELKETRDKIKELEATLDRIQKTMPYKIYSFVKKILK